The Roseibium sp. Sym1 nucleotide sequence CTCGGCGAGACCATCGTGGTTGTGGCCTTCCTCCAGGGAGTCGGCATCGAATTCCACATCGCCCTCGTGGCCGTCCTCGAAGCTGTCCCCGAGGGAGGACGCCACGGCCCTTGCTTTTTGCGCGAGCAGGCGGATCGTGTCCGCAGAAAGTGTGAGGTTGATGTCCATTGCTGCCTCCGACAAACCGGTTTTTTCTTTATCGATCCACTTTTGGCCGTTGGCAATGGTCATGTTGCGATTTCCCTCTCCGCTGCAGGCGGGGCTTTCCCCAGGTTATCCCCGGAATTCAACGGCCGTAAACGGGCTGCCGGTTAATCCGCGGCGCGGCGTCACCGCCGCCGCGTCATCTGACTTGCGGGCGTTGCGCCATGTTGCTTTACTTGTCCGACAAACACTTGCCTGTCCTTGAGCGGGATCAAAGGCAATCAGAACACGATGCGCCGGAGCCGCATCGCGGTTGAGGTGGGACCTGGTTTATATGACGGGTCGTTTGCCTTTGGCCGCGACAGACAGGGGCCGCGACAGACACGGCCAGCGCAGCGTGTACCAATCCGGGGGCGGACCGGGCACTTGGGGCCTGGCACATGTGCGATGCGCAGGTGCCGGGCCTCAGGCTTTGTCACGGTATGTCCGGGACCGTCGTTCCAAGGGCAACGCCTGTCGAACGAAGCCGGTGCCGTTATCCGCCGCGTGAAGTGGGCAGGCTGCTCTGCACCGCCGGGGACTGAGGGGACGTGCCGCCCATGTCCCGAGGGGTTGCCATGGCCGCCGCGGCCACGAGAGCACTCGCCAGGACAATGCCCAGGAAAATGGCCTGGAGCAGCGGGCGAGCCTCATGCAGGTCGGTCTTGTGCGAAGAAGGCTTGCGAGGCTTTGTGTTATCGGCGCGGGACATGATGATATCTGCGAGTTCAACCTGTTGAAACCAATTGGCATCCTGAGGGAAGCGCTGGTCAGTTGACCTGTCCGGAGGCCCCGGTCAGGTCCTTGTAAAGACGCTGTCCCAGCAAACGGGTCACGGCCGCCATGGCCGCGAAGGCCACCAATGGCAGGGCCAGGGACGGATCCATTGCGGACATCAGCATCAGGAGGCCCGCCGAAATCATGAACAGCAAAGCCGGTGGGAAGCTTGTGTTCTGAGACGATTGCGGCTGCCGGTCGGTCTTGTGCTCTTCCATGGGAACCTCCATCCGCTTTGGACGGTTTCAATGTCGGTTGCAATTGCGCCGGCACGCGGACGTGAATTGGACATGCGCCGTGTGTTTTCATGACCTTTTTGCGGCGTTCGCGATTTCCCTGCGGCCATGTATCCAAAAAACCGGGCGGCAGGCGGCGTGTCGCTTGGGTCCTGACGCCAGGCAAAGCAATGGTCATCCGGGCGGGCCATCGAAATGGTTGTATTGTAAAAGCAATCTGGAAGTGTCCGCCGTGCATCCCTGTCGGAACTGTCAATAACAATTCCAATTTTAATTAAAATCTACTGGTAATCTCTCGCAGGAATTGACAGTGGTCAGGGATTTTAAAGCGCGATTTTAGTGTTTGTTTGCATTTGGCAAGGATACTTGCTGGCAGGGAATGCCGTTTCAAACAGATCAGGCTTTGAATGACAATCAACGCAGCGCAGAGCGCCATGGCTGAAAAGCCCAAAGACACTGCGGCTCAGCCGGATATACCGCAAAAAGCGGAGGGAGAGCTGCCGGCATTGTCGCTGGCGGGCCTTCAGTTTTTCATTGCCGATATCGCAAAGAAGACGATTATCTGGCACGAAGTCGGCTCGCAGAATTTCAACAGCGAGGTCAAGGATCTCCAGGAAGCGCCGTCCAACCAGGCGCTGCGCCACCTGTCTCCCGAAGACCGCAAGACAATCCTGCATCTGGTGCAGGGCGCCATTCGCGAGGGCCAGGCCGGACCGTTCGACGTCGGCGGCGGCCCCGACCATCGCATCCCCGGTATTCCGATCGTTTCCTACCGCTACGAGTTGCCGGACGGCCGCGTCCTTGCCATCTGTTTTCCGTCGATCGGCGAAAACGACGACAATCCGGGCCGGGTCGCACTCGGCCTGGCGCCGATCCTGCAGCATTTTGTCGCCTCGTCCACCCGGGTGGTGCTTCTGGTCGACAATTTCGGTTATGTGCGTTTCGCCAGCAACGGGTTTCTGAAAACCTTCCAGATCGAGGATGCCCGTCTTATCCTCGGGCGCAATATTGCCCATATCCAGGGCCGCGTCGGCCGGACAATCGTCTCCCTGGCATTGGCTTCGCTGACACGCCGCGCGAGCGCGACTGGCCGTGGCAAGTTCCTGCTTGCAAGCGGTGACAGCATCGATCTCAAATATGATGCCATGTATTTCCGCATCGGCGGCACCGTGGGCGGCGTGCTGTTTTCCGCCGGCCACATGGGCGGCGATGTCGATTTTTCCAAGGTGTTCGAGGCGTGCAGCTCGCCTATTCTCGTGGTCAACGGCAAGTCGCGCATGATCATTGCCGCGAATGCCGCCGCCATGAAGACCTATCATCTGACCCCGGAAGTCATCGACAGCAAGCCGATCACCGAAACCTTGCTGCATCCGAGCAACTATACGGAGCTGCTGAGTTCGGCCAAGCAGGGGGCGGATGTGCCCGTGTCGGTGCCGGTAACGATCCTCAACGGTCAGACCAAAAAGAAGCGGTTCAAGTGCAGCCTGATCGACGAGGATACGAAAGAGCCGAAACTGATCCTGGAAACTCGCATGTGAGCAGGCATCAAGCACTGCGTCGACGCCAACTGTCACTGTTGGTTTTCAGGCGGTAGCCGCTTTAGTTCGAGGCGAACCCAGGTTTCGTCTTTCGGGCCAACACGTTCCAGGCGCGGCCCGTTGAAATTCAACCGAGAATCGTAAGCCACAAACTGCGGCATGGTTCCCCTGATTTCGACAGTTCTGGTTTTCTTTTTCTGGAACAGGAAGTCCGCTTCCAGGCGCATGCTTAGCTTGTTGCCATTCGAGACCACGCCCCTGAAATTGGCAAATGGGTTTCTGTCATCGTTGCGCGACTCCCCGGCATAGTTCTTCCAGTCCAAAAGAAAAAACTGGTCTTCGCGAAACCTAAGCCGCGCCGATGAGAGCAGGGTTCTACCATTGATCTGGTACGGGTCTTCAGGATGGGGATTGAAGCGGTGAACTTCCAGGGCCCAGATCCCATCATACGCCTTTGGTGTTTCTTCAAAAACGCGGATCAACTGGACCAAGGTCTCCTGGTCGATAAAGCCGGTGTCCTCGATCCTGGACGCGACTTGGAATTCACGCATCGCCGACCGGGACTTTGTTCCGAAAACCCCGTCCGCCGTGCCGGCATCGTGGCCCAGCATGTTCAACGCGGCCTGAACCTTTTTGTAGCCTTCGGCCCCGAGGCCGAGCCCTCTTTCGATTTGTTCAGGAGACGCGCTGGCAACGGTGACGGTTGCGCCGGTGCGGCTCGCCTCGCCGATGCGGTCAAGCAGGGTCTGTGTCGACACAGACAAGTCGCTGCCCTGCTGCGACTGCGCGGCCTGGCCCTGTTCTATCGTCTGTTTCTGAAGATCCTTCAGTAATTTATCGGCAACGTCGGACGCCATCGTTTTGGGAAAGCGCTCAATGATGGTGCGATAACCCAAGATGGTGTTGTTGCCGACCGCTTCCCTCAGCGCCAGCGTCGCAGCGGCCTCCCGTTCGACGTCATTGTCATAGGTGACCACCGGGGCAATCAGCGCGCTGTTATGAAAGAAATAGAATTCTGAGGACATCGACGCGACCACTTCAGGCCGCTGTTTTTGACCGGTGAGATCAAGAACGTCGCGCGTCACCCGCTTCAACATGGTCGAAACTTCGATGTTCGGGGTAGTGATGTGTTTGGCCAGCGCGATGGTGAAGGGGGAATTGTCGCTGTCGCCGTCCAAGGCAACTTCGTTTGGTTTCGTGGCAAAGGCGACAAGAGAATTGGCGGTTCTTTCCGGCACGGCCAGACCCCGATTGAGCCCCAGGGCGCGGGCTCTGCTGGCAAGCTTCTTTCGGAGATTGTCAGCAAACGGATTGTTCCGGCAGGCGTCGATGAAGACGAGGCTCAAAGGCACGCGTGCTTCCATCATCTGGATGATGCTGTTCAGGTTCTTACCGCTGGTGACGACGTCTTGCTGGTCAATGATCTTTGCGTCGGTCGACAAAAGGTAATTCTCTTCACGAAACTGCATGCCGTGCCCGGCGAAATAGAACATGCCGGTCGAGGCGGACTGCAAGTCCTCTTCAAATGCCCTGAGCGCGTCCGTAAAACCTGAGAAACTTGCGTCGCGGACCAAATGCACCTGGAAACCAAGGTCCGTCAGCTTGTTTGCAATCAGGTTGGCGTCATTGATTGGATTGTCCAGCGGTGCGGCGTGTCTGTAGCTGCTGTTGCCGACTACAAGGGCGACCCGCTTGTCTTGCGCAGTTGCTGGCGAAAAGAAACTGAAAACGGTCAGGAAAAAACAGAGAACGAAAAGAAAATAGCGCATGCGTTCCCCCGTTACGCTTGCAAAGATAAGCTTAGAGACAAATGAAGATATTGTCTTAATTACTATGAGGCCTGGGCGTCCTTTGCGTCAAGCCAAAGGCCGCGATTGCGGAGCTGAGGCAGGGCCAGGTGCTTTGGATCAGGCAGAAGAGCGTCCGTTCATACCTCTCGTCTCCAGGCTGAAATACGTCTGTTGTCGTAGGCTTGCTTTCGAAGACCCGCCGCGTCAACTTCGTGTTTAAGAACATCTTTGTCTGTCCGTTTTTCGTCTTCGCAGTTTGCCTTGTGATCAATCATCGACATGCGTAAGTCGTTCTTTCCACGTATGACTAAGACTGGGAGTGACGAAATGCTGCCGACGGCTCGGTGCGAACACCAGTTTTGGCAGCTAATCTACGCAATATTGTCCTGCATGGCGCGACAGGCTCTTGTTTTCCGCAGCGCACGGATCTACGGTCCGCGCGCTGTTATTCCCGTTTCCCCTGGAGGACATTATGGGCTTTCTTGCTGACGCATTGGCGCGTGTACAACCTTCTGCGACCATCGCCGTCACCAACAAGGCACGCGAGCTGAAAGCCGCAGGCCGCGACGTTATCGGCCTGGGTGCTGGCGAGCCGGATTTCGACACCCCGGACAACATCAAGGCGGCCGCGATCGCGGCAATCAACGACGGCAAGACCAAGTACACCGCCGTCGACGGCATTCCGGAGCTGAAAGCCGCCATCGTCGAGAAGTTCAAGCGGGAAAACGGCCTCACCTACGCGACCAACCAGATCACCGTCGGAACCGGCGGCAAGCAGGTGCTCTACAACGCCCTGATCGCGACGCTGAACCCGGGCGACGAGGTCATCATCCCGACACCCTACTGGGTGAGCTACCCGGACATGGTTCTCCTGGCCGGCGGCGAGCCGGTGATCGTGGAAGCCGACAAGTCGACCTTCAAGATCACGCCGGACTCGCTCGAGGCGGCGATCACGTCGCGCACCAAGTGGCTGATCTTCAACTCGCCGTCCAACCCGTCCGGTGCCGCTTACACCGAGGTCGAGCTGAAGGCGCTCTGCGAGGTCCTCAAGAGGCATCCGCAGGTCTGGATCATGACCGACGACATGTACGAGCACCTGGTCTATGACGACTTCCGGTTCACCACGCCGGCCCAGGTCGAGCCGTCGCTCTACGAGCGCACGCTGACCGTCAACGGTGTCTCCAAGGCCTATGCAATGACCGGCTGGCGCATCGGCTACGCCGGTGGCCCGGCGGATCTCATCAAGGCCATGGCCAAGGTGCAGTCCCAGTCGACCTCCAACCCGTGCTCCATCGCCCAGTGGGCGGCGGTCGAGGCCCTGAACGGCACCCAGGATTTCATTCCGAAGAACAACGAGATCTTCAAGGGCCGCCGCGATCTGGTGGTTTCCATGCTGAACCAGGCAAGCGGCATCAGCTGCCCGGTTCCCGAAGGTGCGTTCTACGTGTTCCCGTCCTGCGCCGGCACGATCGGCAAGACGGCTCCTTCCGGCAAGGTGATCGAGAGCGACGAGGACTTTGTTTCGGAACTTCTGGAAGCCGAAGGCGTCGCCGTCGTCCACGGCTCGGCCTTCGGCCTCGGCCCGAATTTCCGGATTTCCTACGCGACCTCCACCGAAGCTCTGGAAGAAGCCTGCACCCGTATCCAGCGCTTTTGCGGCAATCTGAAATAGAACCGGACCTCAGGTGGTTCGAAAAAGGGCGGCTTCGGCCGCCCTTTTTTTGGTCAGAGCGTCCATGTGTCGGCTGGGGAAACCTCCCCGGGACACGCATGTGTTGAGCGCTTCCTGTTTACACGCGCGGAGCCGGTCTTTATGAATCCGTACTCTAATCCTCCCGAAAAGCGTCTCAGGACCCCGCATGGCCAGTTCCCGTCAAACCCGGATCATTCTTGAAGTTCTCGAGGGCCTGCCGTCGATTGCGTTCATCCTGACTTGGCGGCAGTCGGGGGATCTGGAACTCGCCGGATGGATCGGCTGCGGCCTTGCGTTTGCCGTTCTTGCCGTTTTCCGGATCCTGAAGGGACGCATGCATCCGGTGCTGCTCGGCGTCAATTGCCACATGCTTGTTGTCACGCCGCTGATTGTCGGCATGTTCCGGTTCGGCGACAGGAGCATTGCCGAACTGCTGGTGCCCTATTCCCATGGCGCCGTGCTGTTGACGGTGACGCTTGTCGGTGTGGCGCTGACGCTGTTTACGCCTGCCGGCTTTGCCGGTGTCCCGGAACTCGCGGCACGGCTTCGGACGCGCCTCTCGCTGTCGATGATCTGCGTGTCCGCTGCGGGGGCGGCCTGGGCGCTGGCGGTGCCGGGCAGGGCGCTTCTGCCGGTCGTGGCGACACTCACTGTGCTGATTATCGGCCGGCGCTTGCTGCTGGCCCGCTGGCTGGACGACACAGCCGCAGCAGTCCTGCTTGCGCCAGGCGTATCCGGCGCGCCCCAACACGTGGAACTGTCCGCCTGAAAGCGCCGTTGCCGTGATTTTGACGTGATGACGGACCATATCAAGGCAAGGTGGAACGCGCCGACGGTTCGCCTTGCCTTTCAGACCGGGAGTTTCCTGACATGCGATTTCTGAAACCAGTCCTTGCCGCTTTCCTCTTCACCACAGCGGCGCCGGTACTTGCCTCGGATGAGAGCCCGACGGTCGAGATCGGTACGCTCAAATGCCTTGTGGAAGGCGAGCACAGCTTCATCGTCGGGTCTTCGGCGACCCTCGGATGCAGCTTTGACCCGGCCGACGGCGGCGCCGTGGAATATTACCGCGGCAAGGTGCGCGATTACGGTCTGGATATCGGCAAGACCGACAGCGGCACGCTGGTCTGGGGCGTCCTGGCGCCGTCCGCCAACCGCAAGCCGGGCCTGCTTGCCGGGACCTATGGCGGCCTGACCGCCGGAGCCAGCGTCGGTGCCGGGATCAAGGCGAACGCACTGATCGGCGGGTTCGACCGCTCCATCGCGCTGAATCCGTTCAGCCTGGAAAGCCAGACCGGCACCAATCTGACCCTCGGGGTGAGCAAGCTGACCCTGGAGCGGATCAACTAGGGACCGATCCAGCTGCCTTCCGGTGAACCTGCCCCGGGACGGGCATGGCGGCAACCGGCCTGATGCCGAATTCTCAGGTTGGCCATTGGTGAGACCACGGACGGACACGCTCGAGGGCCGCGGCGGCGCGCAGCACTCCGATGTCATCCAGATGCCGGCCGATGATCTGCAAGCCGACCGGCAGGCCTTCGGCCGTGAAACCCGCGGGTACGGAGACGGCGGGTTGGCCGGTCAGGTTGGCGAGGGGGGAAAACGGGGTCCAGGCCGTTGCCGGGACCTGGGTGCCCGCAATTGCCGCCGGTCCGTCGACATCCAGCCCAAACGCGCCGACCGCGACACTCGGGGTCAGCAGGAAGTTTCTGGTTGCCATGAAGCGCCACATCGCGTTCGCGATGCGCTTGCGTTCAAGAATGGCCGAGGTGAACTCGTCCGCGGTCCACTCCCTTTCGAGAAGGTCGCGGAGCGGAGATCCAAACCTGTGGTCTGACTGACGGGCCATGTCGGTCAGACCCTTGCGGTCGGTATCGAGTGCGACCAGCGCTTCGAAGGCCGGCTGGGTATCGCCGGTCCCGGGCGATGCGAGGTCCAGTTGGCAGTCGAGGGCATCAGCCAGATCCCGCGCCGCCCTTTCGGCCATGGCGGCCACCTCGGGATCGACCTTTGCGAACCCGAGGTCAGGTGTGAAGGCCAGCCGGGCCTCCGGCAGATGCGGGGACGACAAGTCCGACCAGTCGATATCCTCCAGGGGGACGGAGTGACGGTCCTTGCAAGAAGGGCCGCACAGAGCCGTCATGGCGAGGGCGGCATCCGCGATGGTGCGGGTCAGCGGTCCGATATGCTCAAGCGCTTCCCAGCCCGACGCTCCGGGCATTGTTTCGTCGCGGCATCCCGGATAGAGCGGCAGGCGCCCCCAGGAGGGTTTGAAGCCGACGGTCCCCGTCAGGGCCGCCGGGATGCGGACGGAGCCGCCGCCGTCGCTTCCCAGGGCGAGGGGCACCATCCCGCTGGCGACAGCCACGGCCGACCCCGCACTCGAACCGCCGGGTGTCTTCCCGGGGTTCCAGGGGTTGCGGGTCGTGGGAAAAACCGGATTGTGTCCGACCGCGCCGTAGCCGAATTCGGAAGTGTTGGTCTTGCCGATGATGACCGCGCCTGCCTGCCGCAGGCGTTCCACGACAACATCGTCCTCGTCCGGGATGTGCTCCGCGTATAGCGGCGAGCCGAAGGTCGTTGGCAGTCCCCGGGTTGCGATCAGGTCCTTGACCGCCACCGGGACACCAGCCAGGAGACCGGCCGGGTCTCCGGCCGCCAGGCGATCGTCCACGGCGTCGGCCTGTTCCAGGGCCGCTTCGGGATCCAGGGCGCAGAAGGCGTTCAGGGACGCATCAAGGGTTTCGATCCTGGCAAGTGCGTCCCGGGTTGCCTGGCGCGCGGACAGGGTTCCGGCTCTCACGCGTGCCGCGATCTGCGCGGCGCCGGGTGAGCGCTCCTGTTCCGACAGCCCCACCGGCTCACCCGCGCACTTTTTCAGGATGACTGCCCCGGATAATGCCCGTGTCCTCTGCGCCCATGGGAACGAAGTCCTCGAACATGTCCGCCCCTTCGATCGCCGCGGCGCCGGCCCGGGCAACCGCAAGGTCCTGCGTTCCGGTTCCCGAACCCGAGGCGACGGCGCCCAGCACGTAGCCGTCGACGCGGATCGGAAGGCCGCCGATCAGGTTCGTCCACTTGTTCTCCTGCGCGAGCGTCACCTGCAGTTCGACATCCGCGTGGGCGCCGCCCGTGGGCTCGTTCGACAGGGCGGCGGTGACCGCCTTGTTTTTGGTGGAGATCTCGGACAAGGCCTTGGACCCGTCCATGCGCCCGAAGGCCAGCAGGTTGCCGCCGGTGTCGACCACCGAGATGCACATCGGCTGCCCGATCCGCTCCGCCTCTCGAATGGCGGCCTCGAGGACGGCGAGGCCTCCCGCGAGGGTCAGCGTCCTGGCGTCCTTCACAAGGGGAGATGGCGCGCTACTCATCCGCGTTGCTCCCGGTGTCGTCCCTGTCGCGAAGCAACGGGGCAAATCTCTGGACCGCGACGAGCGCGATGAAGGAGACGATGATCAGGACACCGGAAATGGCGGCGATCCTGGGGTCGAGTTCCTGTTCGAGCATGGCGTACATGCGAAGCGGCAAGACCGATGTCCCCGGCGGTGCCAGAAACAGCGTCATGGACACGTTGTCGAGCGATTGCACGAAAATCAGAAAGGCACCGGCGAGCACACCGGGAACCAGCAATGGCAGGACGATGCGCCGGAAGGTCGCGAACCGCGACGCCCCCAGGAGCATCGAGGCTTCCTCCAGGCCCGGATCGAGGCGTCCCGCGATCCCGGCGGTGGTGCGGAACATCAGTGGTCCGAACACGACAAGATGGCTGACCACGACCAGAAGCACAGACGGCCGGAACCCCAGGAGCGAGGCGGTGATCAGCAGGGCGATGCCGAAGACGAGGCTCGGCAGCACCAGGGGAGCAAGCAGGAAGGGCTCGAGGCCGTTTGCGAGCCGGGTGCGGATCCGGACCATCCCGTAACTCGCGGGAACCGTGACCAGCGCAGACAGCGACACCGCCAGCAGGGCGATTTTCGTCGAATTCCAGGCTGCGACGTGGATTCGTTCGGACAGGACCGGGTCGATCAGTCTTTCGTACCACTGCAAGGACAGTCCCGGGGGCGGAAATTGCAGTGTCTTTCCGGAGGTGAAGGACAGCAGGATCGCGACGACCACGGGGGCGATCAGGAAAATCAGGCACAGGCCGCCTCCGCCGACGACGAAAGCGCCGTAGGAGAGCGAGGAGGTTCTCAGGTTCCGGGATTCAGACATGTCCAACAAGCCTCGGATGGCGCGCCAGCATGGCAAGGGCGAGCATGACGCTTCCGGTTGAGATGACGAGAATGAGCGAAATGGCCGCCGCGCTGGGCCAGTCGAACAGGGTGCTGACTTCGCGATAGACGAACTGCGGCAGATAGATTTGCCTTGCACCGCCGATTGACGTCTGGGTCACGAAATTTGTCGTGGCGCTGGCAAAGCACAGGATCCAGCCCGCGATATAGCCGGGCAGGGACAGCGGCAGGAGCACCGTTGCGAGGATCCGCCAGGGACCGGCCCCGGCGACCTGGGCTGCTTCCACGAGGCGCGGATCAACGCGCGAGAGGACCGCGATCAAAGGCAGGACCAGAAGCGGCAGTTCGATCTGCGTCTGCGCGAGAATGAGGCCGGCTTCGGTGAACATGAACGTGGTTGGCGCCTCGGTGATGCCAAGGGCGTTGGTCATCGCGACCAAGGGGCCTTCACGGCCGAGCAACACGATCCAGGCGAATGTCCGGACCACATTGCTGGTCAGCAGCGGCAGCAAGGTCAGGAAGATCACGGTCTGGCGGACCAGCGGGCTGCCGTGCCAGTAGACAAGAGCGATCGGCGTTCCCGCGATTGTCACGCCTACCGTGACCAGCACCGCCAGCTTGATGGTGTCGAGCACGACCCTGACATTGAAGGAATCGGAAAAGAAAACGATGTAGTTGCCGAAGAGGCCAGGGGCCTCTCCGGCAGTCAGACTGTAGGCGGTCAGCACTCCGAACGGCACGATGAAGACGCCAAAGGACAGCAGCAACATCGGTATCAGGAACGGCAGACCGCCTGTCTTGAGCGACTGGATCATTGTTTCACGGCGCGATCGTATGCCTTGGTCCACTCATCCCGGTTCTTGGCGACCGAAACCCAGTCGAGATAGACGAAGGATCCGACCTTGTCCTTGGTGACGAAGCGCTTGATGCTGTCGGTGAGCTCGACATCGCTGTTGGTCGGGAACAGTTCGACGGGAGGCGCCGTCAGTTCACTCTGCGCCTGGGCGGAGATCGCCGCGTCCATATAGGCATAGACCGCGTCCGGATCCGCATTGCCCTTGGTCATGTGGATCACCACAGGCACGGCCGGCATGCCGGTTTCCGGCGCCACGAACTCTGCGTTGACACCAAGCGACTGCAGCTTGGCGACGTTGTTGGTGCAGGCCATGAAGACACCGATCTCGTTCTGCTGGAACATGGTCATCTGGTGTGTCGTCGTGTCGACAAACGGACCCAGGTGATCCTTCTTTTCCTTGATGAGTTCGAAGACCGCGTCCATGTCGAGGGGACCGTCACCGAATATCCGCGCGATCTCGCTGAAAGCCATGATCTCGGTGTTGGACAGGCCTCCCAGCGAGACAAGGCCCTTGTAGGCCGGATCCTCGAAGAGAACCTTGTAGCCGGAGGGGGCGGGAACCAGATCCGGATTGTAGCCGATGCCGCAGAATTCCACGGTGACGACCGGGCCGTATTCGGTCTGGAACATCGGGTCCAGCTTGTCCCAGTTCTTCAGCTTCGACGGATCGATCTTCATGATCAGGTCGTTGTCGATTGCGACAGCCGTGTCACCCGGAGACAGGAGAAGCGCGTCGTAAGGGGGCGGTGCGCCGGCCTTTTTCGCCGCAAGCGTGTTGCCGATCTGGAGCGTGGTCAGGGCGGGCGCGATCGTCAGATCGATCTCCTGCTCGGCCAGGATGGGCTTGATGACCTTGCGGTATGCGTCTTCCCAGTTGTTCGGGAAGTTTGCGACGACGATCGACCCCTCGGCCATCGCCTGTCCGGCAAACAGTGTCAGCGCGAGAGCTCCGGCTGCAAGTTTGCCGAGATGCCGGCGTTTGTTATTGAGGACAGACATGCGCATTCTCCTTCAGGTTTTCGGTTGGAAACCGGCCGGAAAGTCTTGATGCTTCTCGGGAGCCGGAAAGACATGTAGCTTCTGGACGTCGAACGTGACGAAGACCGAAGCCGAGGCAGGGCCGGTGACCTTCGATGTGTCACGGGCTTCGACAACCTTGATTTCCGTGCCGTCTTGCAGGGCAAGGTTGTGAATGACGTT carries:
- a CDS encoding ABC transporter permease; amino-acid sequence: MIQSLKTGGLPFLIPMLLLSFGVFIVPFGVLTAYSLTAGEAPGLFGNYIVFFSDSFNVRVVLDTIKLAVLVTVGVTIAGTPIALVYWHGSPLVRQTVIFLTLLPLLTSNVVRTFAWIVLLGREGPLVAMTNALGITEAPTTFMFTEAGLILAQTQIELPLLVLPLIAVLSRVDPRLVEAAQVAGAGPWRILATVLLPLSLPGYIAGWILCFASATTNFVTQTSIGGARQIYLPQFVYREVSTLFDWPSAAAISLILVISTGSVMLALAMLARHPRLVGHV
- a CDS encoding caspase family protein translates to MRYFLFVLCFFLTVFSFFSPATAQDKRVALVVGNSSYRHAAPLDNPINDANLIANKLTDLGFQVHLVRDASFSGFTDALRAFEEDLQSASTGMFYFAGHGMQFREENYLLSTDAKIIDQQDVVTSGKNLNSIIQMMEARVPLSLVFIDACRNNPFADNLRKKLASRARALGLNRGLAVPERTANSLVAFATKPNEVALDGDSDNSPFTIALAKHITTPNIEVSTMLKRVTRDVLDLTGQKQRPEVVASMSSEFYFFHNSALIAPVVTYDNDVEREAAATLALREAVGNNTILGYRTIIERFPKTMASDVADKLLKDLQKQTIEQGQAAQSQQGSDLSVSTQTLLDRIGEASRTGATVTVASASPEQIERGLGLGAEGYKKVQAALNMLGHDAGTADGVFGTKSRSAMREFQVASRIEDTGFIDQETLVQLIRVFEETPKAYDGIWALEVHRFNPHPEDPYQINGRTLLSSARLRFREDQFFLLDWKNYAGESRNDDRNPFANFRGVVSNGNKLSMRLEADFLFQKKKTRTVEIRGTMPQFVAYDSRLNFNGPRLERVGPKDETWVRLELKRLPPENQQ
- a CDS encoding DUF992 domain-containing protein is translated as MRFLKPVLAAFLFTTAAPVLASDESPTVEIGTLKCLVEGEHSFIVGSSATLGCSFDPADGGAVEYYRGKVRDYGLDIGKTDSGTLVWGVLAPSANRKPGLLAGTYGGLTAGASVGAGIKANALIGGFDRSIALNPFSLESQTGTNLTLGVSKLTLERIN
- a CDS encoding amidase; the encoded protein is MGLSEQERSPGAAQIAARVRAGTLSARQATRDALARIETLDASLNAFCALDPEAALEQADAVDDRLAAGDPAGLLAGVPVAVKDLIATRGLPTTFGSPLYAEHIPDEDDVVVERLRQAGAVIIGKTNTSEFGYGAVGHNPVFPTTRNPWNPGKTPGGSSAGSAVAVASGMVPLALGSDGGGSVRIPAALTGTVGFKPSWGRLPLYPGCRDETMPGASGWEALEHIGPLTRTIADAALAMTALCGPSCKDRHSVPLEDIDWSDLSSPHLPEARLAFTPDLGFAKVDPEVAAMAERAARDLADALDCQLDLASPGTGDTQPAFEALVALDTDRKGLTDMARQSDHRFGSPLRDLLEREWTADEFTSAILERKRIANAMWRFMATRNFLLTPSVAVGAFGLDVDGPAAIAGTQVPATAWTPFSPLANLTGQPAVSVPAGFTAEGLPVGLQIIGRHLDDIGVLRAAAALERVRPWSHQWPT
- a CDS encoding extracellular solute-binding protein, giving the protein MSVLNNKRRHLGKLAAGALALTLFAGQAMAEGSIVVANFPNNWEDAYRKVIKPILAEQEIDLTIAPALTTLQIGNTLAAKKAGAPPPYDALLLSPGDTAVAIDNDLIMKIDPSKLKNWDKLDPMFQTEYGPVVTVEFCGIGYNPDLVPAPSGYKVLFEDPAYKGLVSLGGLSNTEIMAFSEIARIFGDGPLDMDAVFELIKEKKDHLGPFVDTTTHQMTMFQQNEIGVFMACTNNVAKLQSLGVNAEFVAPETGMPAVPVVIHMTKGNADPDAVYAYMDAAISAQAQSELTAPPVELFPTNSDVELTDSIKRFVTKDKVGSFVYLDWVSVAKNRDEWTKAYDRAVKQ
- a CDS encoding ABC transporter permease, producing MSESRNLRTSSLSYGAFVVGGGGLCLIFLIAPVVVAILLSFTSGKTLQFPPPGLSLQWYERLIDPVLSERIHVAAWNSTKIALLAVSLSALVTVPASYGMVRIRTRLANGLEPFLLAPLVLPSLVFGIALLITASLLGFRPSVLLVVVSHLVVFGPLMFRTTAGIAGRLDPGLEEASMLLGASRFATFRRIVLPLLVPGVLAGAFLIFVQSLDNVSMTLFLAPPGTSVLPLRMYAMLEQELDPRIAAISGVLIIVSFIALVAVQRFAPLLRDRDDTGSNADE
- a CDS encoding GlcG/HbpS family heme-binding protein; this encodes MSSAPSPLVKDARTLTLAGGLAVLEAAIREAERIGQPMCISVVDTGGNLLAFGRMDGSKALSEISTKNKAVTAALSNEPTGGAHADVELQVTLAQENKWTNLIGGLPIRVDGYVLGAVASGSGTGTQDLAVARAGAAAIEGADMFEDFVPMGAEDTGIIRGSHPEKVRG
- a CDS encoding pyridoxal phosphate-dependent aminotransferase, translating into MGFLADALARVQPSATIAVTNKARELKAAGRDVIGLGAGEPDFDTPDNIKAAAIAAINDGKTKYTAVDGIPELKAAIVEKFKRENGLTYATNQITVGTGGKQVLYNALIATLNPGDEVIIPTPYWVSYPDMVLLAGGEPVIVEADKSTFKITPDSLEAAITSRTKWLIFNSPSNPSGAAYTEVELKALCEVLKRHPQVWIMTDDMYEHLVYDDFRFTTPAQVEPSLYERTLTVNGVSKAYAMTGWRIGYAGGPADLIKAMAKVQSQSTSNPCSIAQWAAVEALNGTQDFIPKNNEIFKGRRDLVVSMLNQASGISCPVPEGAFYVFPSCAGTIGKTAPSGKVIESDEDFVSELLEAEGVAVVHGSAFGLGPNFRISYATSTEALEEACTRIQRFCGNLK